The following nucleotide sequence is from Patagioenas fasciata isolate bPatFas1 chromosome 9, bPatFas1.hap1, whole genome shotgun sequence.
TGAAACATTTCTTGAGAGCTATTTATTCCAACTGCAGCAGAGGAAAGTTTTCAGAACACCCGACATTTGGTGGAGGAAAGGTCTCTTGAGCTTTGCAAAAGGAGGAATTGTTTGCATACCAACGTAAgttgcattttgattttttttcctgcactattgaataaaataatatttctaacTTTTACAGCCCATATGGAAACATAGTTAAGTAGCATAAAACTGTGTTGAAGTGCCTAGCAgagtatttctattttttttcttttttttttttttttaattatatggaTTGGGGGTTTTATAATTCAGCATAGAACTCAACATGATTTAATATTACACATTTTCTTTCCTCTAACGTTATCTGTATCTGAAAAACAGTTCATCCAGTTAGAGTATTAATGCAGAAGTGTGATAGATTGCAAGCTTACGGATTAGAAGTAGCAAGGAATAGTTTTGGGGGTAgctttttttcagatgtttcttttacattttttatCTGCAGTTTGGTCTTACATGTACATACACATTCTCCTCCAGGCTTTGGCTgcagtaaaacactttccattCTGAAAATGGACCATGCAAACATGACCCAAGCCATGGTTGATGCTGAATCCCACAACGCAGAGAAGAACAACAGCAACGAGTACTTTTACATTCTGATTGTCATGTCTTTCTACGGGATCTTCCTGATAGGAATAATGCTGGGCTACATgaaatccaaaagaaaagagaagaagtcTAATTTGCTTCTGCTCTACAAAGATGAGGAGAGAGAATGGGGGGAAGATGTGAAGCCTCTACCAACCATATCTGGGCTGAAGTCTGTGCAGTTCCCCATGATGCTGAACATGCTGCAGGAGAGCATGGTGCCGTCCCtgtcctgtgccatctgctccaTGGAAGGCAGCAGCGTGAGCTCCGAATCCTCCTCCCCAGACGTGCACTTCACCATCCAGGAGGAAGTGCTGGATGCTGAGCTGGGGGAAGTGTCGGAAACGCTCCTCCAGGAGAGCAGCGAGGGGTCTGCAGAGAACATCCACAGGAACTCCTAGCACTTGCAGGGCTCCCTTGATCAGCTGCCGAAGCATGAGTGGAGCTCCCACTGAGAACTTGTGGTTCTACTTTCCTGCTCTCCAATGAACTCCAACAGCTATCTGTGCCCCCGGGCTGGAGGTGTTCCTGAGAGCTGGCAGGACAAGCAAGCAGTGGTACCCAACACGAAAGTGTCACTTGCACATGACTGGGatgcttaattttaattttccattATTATTTCTTACCATAAGAGCAAAGAACAAGGAGATTACATATATATTTTCTGACAAGGTAACCATTACTGGCGTGTCTCTGCATATTTCAGAAttctgcaaatgcctgtgaaatGGTTAGGGAAGTTACCCTAACGCAAGTGCCTGGTGGATAAAGATGGTGCGTAATGCTCATTCACGCGGAACTGTGATAGACTAGAAGTActtttactgtgtttttcttaTAACAAGCCACAGTCAGCAGTGGTTTTGCTCAGTGAGGCCTCAAAAGCTGAAAATCTGTCAATGCTGTAGCTGAAGGGAGATTGCAGCATGGCTGGAGACTGACTTTAGGCACAgagagaacaaagaaaacaaaacagaacaaaaccaaaaaacaactgaCAGACTGAATTTCTAGGAGATTTGTAAAGCCCAGGTTCAGATCCATGCCACTATATCTATCTTTGCTTTAGTTGTACCTGTACTGGTTGGGTCAGGTTCACTAACTTCTGCTGCAATCCAGCCTTTAACTGAGTCACTAGTAGAAAAAGtaccgtcttttttttttttttaaacttttgtgtTTTTCAGAAGACATATATATTTGATCACTAAAGGCAAAGATCTGTAAGTTAAAAAAAGACATTGAAGGATCTTTGTCACAAGGCGCCAGATGTGGAAAGGCTTGAACAAATGCTGCTCTGTCATGCCCCCTTGAAAAACAGGTGGAATTCAGAATAGAATTTAACCTAGCAAGGGTGAAATCCTGCCCCGCTGAACTCATCAGCTGAGTCCTCCTGACTTCAGGGGACATGCACAAGATCTAGTACTTCTCTGTTGGACTTAAATTCTCCATTTGAGGTCAGTGAAACCGTATCCATTTGCATCATTAAAGAATTGGGCCTTTCTACTCTATTTAAACCAGTGTAGATAAGCATTGCATtacatctttttgttttgtttttaatcagctGGCATGTGACACATGCATTTTATAAAGTCATTAGTAACTAGTTTTTAAAACCACCACAAACCTTCCCCCCTGATTTAatgatactgtgattttttttcaaatgcttatGAAATTAGTTGCTAAATTATTGCACTGTTAAAAGAAGTAGTGTTAATATTGTAGCAATGTATGATTATTTCAATCATATCTTATATTTTATAATAACTTATTACAATGTTTGGATTAGTTCTGAACCATAAGGGCTAAAGAGCCCGAATCTAAAGCATTGCACAGCAAAATGTTTGCAAAATGTCTCCACATATTTCCTGTGCTAAAATAGCCCTGTGATTTATCCCCTGGCATTAGAGCTTGAGAGACAGCTTGAAAAATATGAACACTGAACAGCAGAAATGAACTGAGGCAAGAGTCTGCTGTACTTCTGCTGTTTAGAAGGGAGAGTTCTGATTTTGGCTCGGAGGGTTAATGCGATGTGATGCGTCCCACAGAGGTGTCACTGTCTCTCTCTGTATGCAGCAGAACAAACTCTCCACTGTGCTCAGAAAGGGCCTGATTCCATTCAGACTGAAGGCACTTGGGAGATTTTCCATCCACTTCAGTGAACTTTGGATCAGACTATATAAAGCTTTTTGGTAGATTTACTCCAAAGGGGCTGTTTTAAGTTTGAAAGAAGCCAATTTAAGTTTGGCACTTTGCCTGGAATCACTTGAATCCTGAAACTTTCCAAATGAGACTGACATGCACGAGTTGTCACATTTTCCATTGCTTTGTCCTTCATCCTTTTACTTTTGGTATAAATGTATTTGTATCTGTAAAAAAACGATGTATATAATTCCTAACATTGAGTTGTATATAATTGTCTCATGTATTTAAAGTTTATTGTTTCTACTGGcactaatttttatttaaataaagaaacacatttcctggaaAAATTTCCATGTTTGTTCACTACGTCAAACACATTTCCAGTAATGGGACTGCGCAGAATTTCTACAGGATCATTTTCTTTGCCTCTTTTTGAAACATTTCCTTGTGTTTGACAGTACTGCAGCGTTGTGGGCAGACCGAGGGGCTGAGCCAGGGGCTCCACATCTGCCTTCGGTCCCTCCTGGCTCTTTGGGGCAATTCCTCACACTTAGCTCCTGCCCATGGGAAGGCAgggccccagggacaccccaagtCCTCCTGCAAAGGATGCTGGTGAGCCATCTGAGAAACTGGTGAGCCATCAGAAAGGCTGGCAAAACTGAAAAACTGCTACAAAAACTTTTTATGTCATTTATTCAGGCTCTCAAAGTCTGCATTTTGAATTTTCGTTTTAAAGTTGCATTGTATCAAATTGGCTGGTCTAGGGTTGAGGTTATGGGCCAGTGACTGACACAGGTCTCTGTTCCCACCGGGTTTCCAGTCCTTGGCCATGGTACATAGCTGGTGTGGTCAGAAGCTTTGACCCTGGGTCTTATTGCTGCTCTGTCATTTCCAGCATTAGGGATGGGAAGTGGGGTGGGGGGCAGGTTTCAGGATTCTGGCTCCCTGTGCAGGGCAGAAGTGTTTAGAGACAACTTCACACTTCCATGTCTTCTTCAAGCTGTGACAGTATGTACAGGGCCACAGGCACTGGCTGAGACCTACTTGCCTATTTTATTTTGAGGCTGTTTCAAAAATCAGGTTGCTATAAAGTTATGTCTGCTTGCTTTCCCTCAAAACCTGTTCCATTGTGCTCTGCTCTCTTCACTCGCTCCCTGTTAAATAATTCTGGGGCCTGTTCACAAGTTTCTGTGGACCTAAAGCTGCCCATCAGCAAGACTGCATTTCCCGCTGGCTGTGTAATCTCCTGGGACACCCACAGTGTCCTGGAATAGCGGGTCAGTAACATTGCATCTTCCACATTTACCCACGCTGCTGTCTCAGTGTTTCAGTGTTTCCACTGCCACAATAATGAATCAAGAGACTTCTGACAGCACTGGTgataagaaggaaaaacagaacagaatgtAAATTACAGCTCTGCTTTGCAGATCAAAAAACTAGCTTGttccagcagcttcttgtgttgaACTGAGCTGCTATAAAGCAAAACACTGTGTGCTTTGGGGTCTCTTTACACTGAAGGGAGCTAGTAAAATGAAAATGTGGCCACCTTCTTGAAGACTGTCACAAGCTATCCTTGGCTCATTAGTTTGAGAAAGTATGCTGTTATGCATTTGTCTTTGTCTGACAGCATTTGTCTTTGTCCAAATTAGTATTTTGATGgcaccagggggaaaaaaagaagcaagaataTATTTTATCTGGAGAAGTTAATTGGATGTGCGACTGAATGCAATGATGCTTTGAAGACAGCCTGGTGACCCAAGACTACCAGGTAGCTATTGTTCCAAAACAAAAGAAGCATTGTTAACCTTGAAAAGCTACAgatggaaggaagaaaaatgtacCCATCAAGCTTGTTTCAAAatctttttgtttcaaaaaggtttgttttttattgttttttttttttctttcccaaaagtAGTAGACATTTCCAGTGTGCTGTGTGCTTCAGTAACTGAGTTAAATATGATTCAGAGCTAATAGATCGTGGCTTGAGGGCAATGATAATTGGTTGTAATTTGACTGAATGGAGATTATTTTAGTTTTACAAATgcattctttctttaaaaaacacagcAATTAGGCTCCCATTTCTTGGCATGCTACACCTCATACATTTGCTGGAATAGTTAATGCATATCCCCTTTGATAGAACAGGAGAAGATGGCCTCATGTGGCTTGTGTATGTGGTCTGGCTCCAGGACCTGCTGTCAATATAAGTGCCAACTCTGAAGATTGTCACCTTGGGATCTGTGATGGTAGCTGGCAGATTTACAGTCCTAAATCCTACCAGTGGATCACATACAGACACACCTGTGAGGTTGCTTGTTCGATAGACTGAACCTGCTGAAGAACTGAAGTGGAAATGCAGAACTCATCTCCTCCCCAGGCACAGGATCTCCCAGGACTGTATATGTGCTCTGGACCAGGGAAAGAATTAACAAGGTAAGGAAGGTTAATGAATACGAGAGAATCCACTTTCCCAGGAGTAGAGAGCAGGTCCCAGATTGTGATAAGTAGGGCCAGGAGCCTCATGTGTGACAACACAGTGCAAAATCTCTCTCCCCAGGTTGACCCTCTCACATTGGGACCCCTGGATCTGTTCCTTCCTCAGACATGTGCCCACACCTACCCAAATAATCAAATCAGTTCTCACAGGGCTGGAGAGGAAGGAAACAGATAAACCGTAACAAGTCATTTCTATTGTTAAGTCCTCAGTGCATGACGTTGGAGGATAGGTGTACTACTCGAGGGTGAGGAGCACACAGGTCCCCAGCACTGGCTATCAGGCACCTTCATCACAGTCATGTCAATCAATAGAAGATTAAATCACCTGCCTTTAATTTTAATCTAGAAAtttcaagacctttcaaagacagGAGTCCCTACCACATTATAGATGAGCACTCTCAGAGATGCTCAGAGTGAGGTGCAGGCCAGTATACTTGGTGGCACCAGAGAAAATTGTACCAAAGCTGGACCATGCTCCCCTGTGGCTGTTGACCTTCCACGTTTGTGTTATAATATTTTTGGACCTTGCTGTTCTAGTGGTAAGACTATTTCTCCCTCAGTTCACAACTgcattttagatttaaaatacAAGGTTTGGATCTACAAggcataaaaattaataaaactgtTCAGGTTACGGGGTTTTAAGCACTGGTCATATTTGCCTTTGTGTATTTGATTGATTTGGTTTTGTATTCTTTCCATTTCCGTATGCCTCTGCAGTTCCTATTGCACATAGCCAAAAATAGCCATGGGATGAGCTGCTGCCTTAGTATATTGACACTTCCGTATCCAGCTCAACTagggaagaaaatggaaaataatacaaaatcaatgaaCACCGTAGTTTTTCAAAGCttaattttgttttagtttgggtttgggtAGGGTTACAGTTTATATTAGGCCAGGTTAGATTGAAGTTTTTGCCATCTGAATAAGTGACTCAAAGAAAGCCAGTGAAGGCTATTAAATGTTTCATTATAGTCTATGTTCCCATCTCTCTGAATGGGAATCTGTTTAACTGTCCTGTGCTTCACTTGATTATCAGATGATGCTACATATATTCCCATATGTGAGAATATGGTGTGTTCTTGATAGATGTGGAATGTTTGTGATTCTCAGATGAAAGATCCAGTATAAATACAAAGCATTTTCTCACTTAGGAACACAAACTTTTTTGCCCCCTCTAATACTAGAGTATGCTAGAGTAGCCACTGGTGACAAATGACAATTACTAGCATGTGTGACTCTTACCCCACTGGCCTTCCCAGGTCAGCAGAAGCTGTGTGACGGGGCCTTTTCACTTGGCTGGTACAAGAGAGGTGTCGATGAGCAGGGCAGTAGCCCTGGGATGTGGGAGACTAAATTCAATTCCTTCTTCTGCTCCAGGTTCATGGTATCCTCTGGAAAATTACTTACTTTGGCTAAGACTCTCATTTATAAACTGTAAAGAAGAGCACATCTTTACTGCCTAAAGCTGTTATGAGAATAACTACATTGAGAATCTCAGGGTGCTGAGCTCTGATGAAAAGTGAGAAAAGATAAAATTTGTTACTCTTTATATTTGGAGAAGGAACAACAAAATTAAAGAAGTTCCTCTGGTGTGAACTCCAGCTATTTAGTTGGGACCAGCATGTCGTGTCCCCGTCCCCTGCTCCCTGGgacagctgtgtctcctcccagcagTGAAAAAGTTAGCTGAATGGTGCAGGCAAGGGTATGTGAGACGCACTATGTTCACAAGAGATTTTGAGTTCTGCCCTAGAGAATACACAAAAGACAAGACTGCCCTTCTCTGCAGGAGGAAATGTAAACCGTGTGCCCCTAGGGATGTAAATCCCCCTTTGCTCTCTTCAGAATGCAATAAACTAGTCAAGCAAGTTTTCCTGTGAGAGCAAAGAGAATGTTGCTGATGCTGTTTTTCAATAATAGGTACGTAGTAGCAGGCAGATTACCTTTGAATGTCACACAGACCAGCCCCAGTGCTGCCTCTTTCATGGAGCACCATCTCATAATTTTTCTTACCAATACCCGATGCTATAAAATGATGTGTTGCTATGGCTGATCCTGTCAGCAGCAGCAGGGTAACGAGTGTCAGTAATTGCTTTTCAGAGTGCCAGCACTGTACTTCTCCCACACTGGAAGCAGGGAACAGTCTTGACACTTGCAGAAGCATGGAACAGTGCTGGGACTGCTGAAAGCACAGGCATGGGGACGTTTATCCAGATGTGACTTTCCATGCCCAGCGTTGCATGAGAGCACCATGGAAAGTCTGGGGCTGTGTACCCATACTGGGCATATGTGTTAACTGTGATCAGTCACACAGGATTTTATGCCAAAGGATGCTGATCATGACCTTTACATTGCTGTGGGCTTTGGTTAGAAGGGTGAGTGTTACCTAAAAAATGACAGTGAGACAGATGGGTTGTGTGATGGTAGCAGCTACCCATATCTACCAAGGAACTGCTCTTTGTGCCTTCACCAaataaaacagcagcaacaacttTCTGATGTTTTGGGTCTAGCTGTTCATTGTTAAAATTAACTTCAGTCACATCTAATTAGCTGCTCTTTGGCCAAGATGTGTATCTCAGAttctcactgcatttttttttctcctatactCATCGAGAATGCAATAGCAGATGAAAAGGCTGCTGCCACTTGCCTCTGCAGGGAGTCATCATCAGGGAGGTGCAAATGCTGCTGGCAGAGCTAATGGTCAGCAGTGGTCACCCTGCTGCTGTGGCAAGCAAAAGAGTTGACTCAGAGCTGGCTGCTCCAGGTTTTTACAGCTTCAGGTGAGCTATAGGTACTGTGCTTAGTGTTTGGATATTTACATGCATAGTTATGTATTACTGTTGTAATAAAACTCATGAAGGACATTCTAAATATCACAGAATTCTTTTTGtcagtgaaaataattttttccacAGCTTATCTTTCCTGACCTTTAGTTTGTCTTGTGAAGAACTATCATTAGGAATTATGAGAACATTATATTCATATGGAAAGAAGAGAACATAACATACGTATGGAATAGTCAGAGCTTTGGGATTAAAAGTGTCCTGTGTAGGAATATTTGTGGGATACATCTGTGCCAGGGGAGGATCACAGAGCCAGGACTTCAGAGTAAGAGTACTAGACTGCTCGAGTCCTTGTATTTATGATGTCTAGACAGACAGCGAATTTCCCCTCATTTTTCTGTTGAGAGTTGTGCGAATTTGAACTGGGAGAGCCCAATAAATGGACTTCTATCTGTACGAATGTTCCTGATGTGTCTATTTCACACCCTCCCCTTACTACCATTTTTTCTGCAGGACTGTAGCCCAGGGAATTTATTTTTTCAGGCTTCTCCtgatctttttattttctgcataaaaGATATAGGTTAGGCCACTTAAGTCATGTTTAACTTGATTTTTTCTATTCCTCGGCACTTCCTAATGCTGATTGCTCTTTTGAGTGGTGCAGTACGTGTTTTCCTAACAGCTATACACATTGCACACAATGATGTATGGTTAACATCAAGTTTACAGGGGTCTGTAAACCTGTTATAAAGTGAGGCACAGAATTGGTGACTTCTACTGTGGGTCACCAGTTCAAATGCAAACCCAGGACAGAACTAGCCAAGCTTTGTGTGGCGATTTGATGGCTTTTGTGACACTGGCTCCGTGGGACTGGTACCCTGAGCACACTGAAAGAAAGTGACTTGATGACTAAGAGGAGACTTCTATGCTTGGGTCTGCAAAGGCAGCAGCAAGCCTGTCGATTGAGAGATGTGAGTTAGCTAGTGAAATCACTGGCTGGTGAGGAATCGGTGGACTCCTCTCCCCACTGACCTCCAGGCCAGGGGTGGTGGGAGCAGTGGTAAGCACTGAATGTATCTGCTCACCAAAGCACAGTCCCATCTGGCACCACTCACAAAAGACTCCTGGACCATCAGGGTGGAAGGTACAGGGGGTGACCAGCACCTTTCTTATGCTGACCCTGATTTTGGAGAGGCGGACCTTCTTCTCACAAATGTTTACAGGCCAAGTAGCATCAGGGTTTGGTGAGGGGAGGGACAGGCTCCAGGTGGGACTTGGGGAGATAACCCTGCATGCCTCTCAACCCTTCCGAGCCAGGAAGTTGTCTTTCAAATCCAAAGTcactcccttttccttttttttctcttttctttttgttccctCTGGGCTTTGGAAACATGAACTTCATTGCTACACAGCAACTTCCCTGAACTCTATCTGGGAGATTAATGGTTTATTGAAGAACGGTCAGGATTTAGATTGTCATCAAGAGACCCATAAAAGCAAGCATGTAAAAAGTGTTATGGAAACTGAATGTGGCCCCCTGGAGTTTTCAGGGGTGGAAGCTGGGCTATACACatgtcctgcatccagctcttgcACTGTTTTACTGCGGACACATGTGGAATGGCAGTGGGAGTCACAATTTGTCGTGGAAATTAATCAGTCCCTTGTGAGGTAATTTGCTTTAAATGCACCTTTGCACAccagctgacttttttttccagGCTAGCTGGTGCTCtgcgcatgtgtgtgtgtgcatcttgtACGTCACTTGGAACACATTAACGGCTGTCAGGAACATTTCTTCTGGAATCCTCACAGATATCCCTTGTGATCCAATCTGAAGCATTGCCTGGAAAATTATTAACTCCTCTCTTTGG
It contains:
- the KCNE4 gene encoding potassium voltage-gated channel subfamily E member 4 codes for the protein MDHANMTQAMVDAESHNAEKNNSNEYFYILIVMSFYGIFLIGIMLGYMKSKRKEKKSNLLLLYKDEEREWGEDVKPLPTISGLKSVQFPMMLNMLQESMVPSLSCAICSMEGSSVSSESSSPDVHFTIQEEVLDAELGEVSETLLQESSEGSAENIHRNS